A window of Sphingomonas adhaesiva contains these coding sequences:
- a CDS encoding 2-oxoacid:ferredoxin oxidoreductase subunit beta produces the protein MNDMTPGFVVTKPKDWETDQEVRWCPGCGDYAILKAVQRTMPELGVRPENTVFVSGIGCSSRFPYYMETYGFHTIHGRAPAVATGVKLANPELDVWIITGDGDALSIGGNHTMHLLRRNLDCQLLLFNNEIYGLTKGQYSPTSRVGTQSPSTPFGSVDRPANPCAFALGAGARFVARGIDVHKNLVGVLKAAHAHKGTSFVEIFQNCIVYNDDVFAPFTEKAKAAEAQMWVEHGKPLTFAGGTKGLKLDPATLTLQVVAADDPGVLVHDKANRAIAHALVEMPFGTFPMALGVIYEDPAPTFESAVVAQNAQVAAGKTPDLAKLLAKGQTWMVEKEPRVE, from the coding sequence ATGAACGACATGACCCCCGGTTTCGTGGTGACCAAGCCCAAGGATTGGGAGACCGATCAGGAGGTTCGCTGGTGCCCCGGCTGCGGCGACTATGCCATCTTGAAGGCGGTTCAGCGGACCATGCCGGAGCTGGGCGTTCGGCCCGAAAACACCGTGTTCGTCAGTGGGATAGGCTGCTCTTCTCGCTTTCCCTATTACATGGAAACCTATGGCTTCCACACCATCCACGGCCGTGCGCCCGCGGTCGCGACGGGGGTGAAGCTGGCCAATCCCGAGCTGGATGTCTGGATCATCACCGGCGACGGCGACGCGCTGTCGATCGGCGGCAACCACACGATGCACCTGTTGCGCCGCAACCTCGATTGTCAGCTGCTGTTGTTCAACAACGAGATCTACGGACTGACGAAGGGGCAATATTCGCCAACATCCAGGGTGGGCACCCAGTCGCCATCGACCCCGTTCGGGTCGGTCGACCGCCCGGCCAACCCCTGCGCCTTCGCGCTCGGGGCGGGCGCCCGCTTCGTCGCGCGCGGCATCGACGTCCACAAGAACCTCGTCGGCGTGCTCAAGGCCGCGCATGCGCACAAGGGAACCAGCTTCGTCGAGATCTTCCAGAACTGCATCGTCTACAACGACGACGTCTTCGCTCCCTTCACCGAAAAGGCGAAGGCCGCCGAGGCGCAGATGTGGGTCGAGCACGGCAAGCCGCTGACCTTCGCCGGCGGAACGAAGGGGTTGAAGCTCGATCCTGCGACCCTGACGCTCCAGGTCGTGGCGGCGGATGATCCCGGCGTGCTGGTCCACGACAAGGCCAACCGCGCCATCGCGCATGCGCTGGTCGAAATGCCCTTCGGGACGTTCCCGATGGCGCTGGGCGTCATCTACGAGGACCCGGCGCCGACGTTCGAAAGCGCGGTCGTGGCGCAGAATGCGCAGGTCGCGGCCGGCAAGACCCCCGACCTCGCCAAATTGCTCGCCAAGGGGCAGACCTGGATGGTCGAGAAGGAACCGCGGGTGGAGTAG